In Candida orthopsilosis Co 90-125, chromosome 6 draft sequence, the following are encoded in one genomic region:
- a CDS encoding Pcl5 protein (protein similar to S. cerevisiae Pcl5p and other cyclins for Pho85p kinase) yields MQSPVSPSCKKQEQEQEKEKEKEVVQIKRETRGVDLLTPPNSSTEAESASNAKPLTPTAFSPNHHDYYHQAHLSKAQFNSILVNCATNLLKILYSKQKQHTCDTKQVKQFIIEILKRSKTSIQSLQLACFYIYKLIITNNSNLPVKCQHLFLGLVIIASKFNQDYNYSFKSWCKIIGLTEESKHIKHLREVEIQVLGLLKYELGLMGDKYENWCNILFIFGYDFIKYQIIKQNTTEDIVSNDLIWDLDVYSYTTKLTKWWQFFQDLKIDNLKIVKIKFESYFNQQLNQKVFIVQDATKKRCRDDVTVTLFDHIKKIKV; encoded by the coding sequence ATGCAATCACCAGTCTCGCCATCTTGCaagaaacaagaacaagaacaagaaaaagaaaaagaaaaagaagttgttcAAATTAAACGGGAAACCAGAGGAGTTGATTTATtaacaccaccaaattcatcaactgaagCCGAGTCAGCCTCCAATGCAAAGCCGCTTACTCCAACTGCTTTTTCACCAAACCACCATGATTATTACCATCAAGCACATTTAAGTAAAGCTCAATTCAACTCgattttggtcaattgtGCCACCAATttattaaaaattttgtactCCAAGCAAAAACAACATACTTGTGACACTAAGCAGGTCAAACAGtttatcattgaaattcttAAGCGTTCCAAAACTTCAATTCAATCCTTGCAATTGGCTTGTTTTTACATTTACAAGTTAATAATTACCAATAACTCAAACTTGCCTGTCAAGTGTCAACATTTGTTTCTTGGACTAGTCATTATTGCctccaaattcaatcaagattATAACTACTCATTTAAATCATGGTGTAAAATCATTGGCTTGACTGAAGAATCCAAACATATTAAACATTTACGCGAAGTTGAAATTCAAGTCCTTGGTTTATTAAAATATGAATTAGGATTAATGGGTGACAAATATGAAAATTGGTGCAACATTTTATTCATCTTTGGTTACGATTTTATCAAGtatcaaatcattaaacaaaatacaaCAGAGGATATTGTATCCAATGATTTAATTTGGGACTTGGATGTATATTCGTATACTACTAAATTGACTAAATGGTGGCAGTTTTtccaagatttgaaaattgataatttgaaaattgtcaagatcaaatttgaatcttatttcaatcaacaattgaatcaaaaagtATTTATCGTTCAAGATGCAA